The Micromonospora krabiensis genome window below encodes:
- a CDS encoding CocE/NonD family hydrolase, which produces MRLVTRLAAAALRLPAARTGRVTVTRGLPVRVRDGVTLRTDHYAPERSGAPTVLIRTPYGRGGPLRLLGQLLAERGFHVVVQSCRGTYGSGGTFNPLVHERDDGLDTLDWLRRQPWYSGAFGSFGASYQGFVQWAIAAEAGDELRAMVAVVTASATRDSTYAGEAFALDTVLTWAELLQAQTVPWLARQWELKRGQPRLAAALAHLPLVEADRVATGVTVPFFQEWLTHHTPHADYWRARIFDDAVARVRAPVAMVSGWHDIFLPAQLADYAALRAAGRHPRLVIGPWTHGSPGLFAAALREGLTWLDTHLAPNRSRPAREPARDPAPEPARRAAAEPGGVRVYVGGTGGGWRDLPDWPPPATVTPWYLHPGGALSARPPVPSPPDAIWYDPADPTPSLGGPLLVAQRAGPVDNRRIEARPDVLTYTTDPLAAPVEVAGPVSARIHVRSDLPWLDVFVRLCDVDRRGRSWNVCDGLVRVSPDRFPSGPDGVVRVPVTLWPTAHRFAPGHRLRVHVTGGAHPRYARNPGTGEPLGTAVTLRAGRRLILHDPEHPSAVFLPVVQNGARSRPM; this is translated from the coding sequence GTGCGGCTGGTCACCCGGCTCGCCGCGGCGGCGCTGCGGCTGCCCGCGGCCCGCACCGGTCGGGTCACCGTCACCCGGGGCCTTCCCGTCCGGGTCCGGGACGGCGTCACCCTGCGGACCGACCACTACGCCCCCGAGCGCTCCGGCGCGCCCACCGTCCTGATCCGCACGCCGTACGGACGGGGCGGCCCCCTGCGGCTGCTCGGCCAGCTCCTCGCCGAGCGGGGTTTCCACGTCGTGGTCCAGTCCTGCCGGGGCACCTACGGCTCCGGCGGCACGTTCAACCCCCTCGTGCACGAGCGCGACGACGGTCTGGACACCCTGGACTGGCTGCGCCGCCAACCGTGGTACTCGGGCGCGTTCGGCAGCTTCGGGGCCAGCTACCAGGGCTTCGTGCAGTGGGCGATCGCCGCCGAGGCCGGCGACGAGCTGCGCGCGATGGTCGCCGTGGTCACCGCCTCGGCCACCCGCGACTCGACGTACGCGGGGGAGGCGTTCGCCCTGGACACCGTGCTCACCTGGGCCGAGCTGCTCCAGGCGCAGACCGTGCCGTGGCTGGCCCGCCAGTGGGAGCTCAAACGCGGCCAGCCCCGGCTCGCCGCGGCGCTGGCGCACCTGCCCCTCGTCGAGGCCGACCGGGTCGCCACCGGGGTGACCGTGCCCTTCTTCCAGGAGTGGCTGACCCACCACACGCCGCACGCAGACTACTGGCGGGCCCGGATCTTCGACGACGCCGTGGCCCGGGTGCGTGCCCCGGTGGCGATGGTCAGCGGGTGGCACGACATCTTCCTGCCGGCGCAGCTGGCCGACTACGCCGCCCTGCGCGCCGCCGGCCGGCACCCGCGCCTGGTGATCGGCCCCTGGACGCACGGCAGCCCCGGACTGTTCGCGGCGGCGCTGCGGGAGGGCCTCACCTGGCTGGACACGCACCTCGCCCCGAACCGATCCCGACCGGCCCGGGAGCCCGCCCGGGATCCGGCACCGGAGCCCGCCCGGCGCGCGGCGGCGGAGCCCGGGGGCGTGCGGGTGTACGTCGGTGGCACCGGCGGCGGGTGGCGCGACCTGCCGGACTGGCCGCCGCCGGCCACGGTCACGCCGTGGTATTTGCACCCGGGCGGGGCCCTGTCGGCCCGGCCGCCGGTGCCGTCCCCGCCGGACGCCATCTGGTACGACCCGGCGGACCCGACCCCGTCGCTCGGTGGGCCGTTGCTGGTCGCCCAGCGGGCCGGTCCGGTGGACAACCGGCGGATCGAGGCCCGCCCCGACGTGCTCACCTACACCACCGATCCGCTCGCCGCGCCGGTCGAGGTGGCCGGACCGGTGTCGGCGCGGATCCACGTCCGCAGCGACCTGCCCTGGCTCGACGTGTTCGTGCGGCTGTGCGATGTGGACCGCCGGGGGCGGTCGTGGAACGTGTGCGACGGGCTCGTCCGGGTCTCACCCGACCGGTTCCCGAGCGGCCCGGACGGTGTGGTGCGCGTGCCGGTGACGCTCTGGCCGACCGCCCACCGCTTCGCGCCCGGGCACCGGCTGCGCGTGCATGTCACCGGCGGCGCCCACCCCCGGTACGCCCGCAACCCCGGCACCGGCGAGCCACTCGGCACCGCCGTCACGCTGCGTGCGGGGCGACGGCTGATTCTGCATGACCCGGAGCACCCCTCCGCGGTGTTCCTGCCGGTCGTCCAGAATGGAGCAAGAAGCCGTCCAATGTGA
- a CDS encoding ArsR/SmtB family transcription factor, translating into MENHDVRQVTDSRVLAAMAHPLRRRLMDVLKVHGPSTVGQLAERTGQAPANVSHHLKVLAGAELVAEAPDLARDRRERWWQLVNRGLRWSNSDFDSDPAGRAVADAATSLNLDRHVSLARAWHATDEATQAEWDDGPFSTDRWLHLTPEELAELGREVIDLLARWADRDVPDDGRDRKPVFVFAYGVPARP; encoded by the coding sequence ATGGAGAACCACGACGTACGCCAGGTGACCGACTCGCGGGTGCTCGCCGCGATGGCCCACCCGCTGCGCCGCCGGCTGATGGACGTGCTCAAGGTGCACGGCCCGTCGACCGTCGGCCAGCTCGCCGAGCGCACCGGCCAGGCGCCCGCCAACGTGAGCCACCACCTCAAGGTGCTCGCCGGCGCCGAACTGGTCGCCGAGGCACCGGACCTCGCCCGGGACCGCCGCGAGCGGTGGTGGCAGCTGGTCAACCGTGGGCTGCGCTGGTCCAACTCGGACTTCGACAGCGACCCGGCCGGCCGGGCGGTGGCCGACGCCGCGACCTCACTCAACCTGGACCGGCACGTCTCGCTCGCCCGGGCCTGGCACGCCACCGACGAGGCGACACAGGCCGAGTGGGACGACGGGCCGTTCTCCACCGACCGCTGGCTGCACCTCACCCCCGAGGAGCTGGCCGAGCTGGGACGCGAGGTGATCGACCTGCTGGCCCGGTGGGCCGACCGGGACGTCCCCGACGACGGGCGGGACCGCAAGCCGGTCTTCGTGTTCGCCTACGGCGTCCCGGCCCGGCCGTGA
- a CDS encoding MFS transporter codes for MTGLATAPAPPRRGGLLRHREFRLLWTAQTVSSVGSNVTTVALPLVAVAVLDASTFQVAVLTAAAWLPWLLLGLPAGAWVDRLPRRPLMISCDVVSALLFLSVPAAAAAGMLTVGHLLAVALGAGLARVFFETADQVYLPVILRPADLPEGNAKLQATQTASYVVGPGLAGLIAQAVGAVAALLLDALTFLVSAVGIARIRTREPRPAPTGPGRSLRREIADGLRFVARDPYLRVLTLFGAASNIGLVGYQAVLVVFLVRDVRLAPGVVGLLVAAMSLGGVVGALLATTVGRRLGTARAMLLAAVLTGPPALLIPLADPGPALLWPAVGGVLISLGVAVGNVLKGSFRQTYAPHHLLGRVTVSMQLLNYGTIPVAALLAGALGSAYGARTAVLAMTCWLAATPLILLIGPLRRRRDLPAAPGT; via the coding sequence GTGACCGGCCTCGCCACGGCGCCGGCGCCCCCGCGGCGCGGCGGCCTGCTCCGACACCGCGAATTCCGGCTGCTGTGGACCGCGCAGACGGTCAGCAGCGTCGGCAGCAACGTCACCACCGTCGCGCTGCCCCTGGTGGCGGTGGCCGTGCTCGACGCGAGCACCTTCCAGGTGGCGGTGCTCACCGCCGCGGCCTGGCTGCCCTGGCTGCTGCTCGGCCTGCCGGCCGGCGCGTGGGTGGACCGGCTGCCCCGCCGACCCCTCATGATCAGCTGTGACGTGGTGTCGGCGCTGCTCTTCCTCAGTGTGCCGGCGGCCGCCGCGGCCGGGATGCTCACCGTCGGGCACCTGCTCGCGGTGGCGCTGGGCGCCGGGCTGGCCCGGGTGTTCTTCGAGACCGCCGACCAGGTCTACCTGCCGGTGATTCTGCGCCCGGCCGACCTGCCGGAGGGCAACGCCAAACTGCAGGCCACCCAGACCGCGAGCTACGTGGTGGGGCCCGGCCTCGCCGGGCTGATCGCCCAGGCCGTGGGCGCCGTCGCGGCCCTGCTGCTGGACGCGCTGACGTTCCTCGTCTCCGCCGTCGGCATCGCCCGCATCCGCACCCGGGAACCTCGGCCGGCCCCGACCGGGCCGGGACGGTCGCTGCGCCGTGAGATCGCCGACGGGCTCCGGTTCGTCGCCCGGGACCCGTACCTGCGGGTGCTGACGCTCTTCGGCGCGGCCAGCAACATCGGGCTGGTCGGCTACCAGGCCGTGCTGGTCGTCTTCCTGGTCCGCGACGTCCGGCTCGCCCCCGGCGTCGTCGGCCTGCTGGTCGCGGCGATGAGCCTCGGCGGCGTCGTCGGCGCGCTGCTCGCCACCACCGTCGGCCGGCGACTGGGCACCGCCCGCGCGATGCTGCTGGCCGCGGTGCTCACCGGGCCACCGGCGCTGTTGATCCCGCTCGCCGACCCCGGCCCGGCCCTGCTCTGGCCTGCCGTCGGCGGGGTGCTGATCAGCCTCGGGGTGGCCGTCGGAAACGTGCTGAAGGGCAGCTTCCGACAGACGTACGCGCCGCACCACCTGCTCGGCCGCGTGACCGTGAGCATGCAGCTGCTCAACTACGGCACCATCCCGGTGGCCGCGTTGCTGGCCGGCGCGCTCGGCAGCGCGTACGGCGCTCGGACCGCGGTGCTGGCGATGACCTGCTGGCTCGCGGCGACGCCGCTCATCCTGCTGATCGGGCCCCTGCGTCGCCGACGGGACCTGCCCGCCGCACCGGGGACCTGA
- a CDS encoding cold-shock protein produces MATGTVKWFNSEKGFGFIEQDGGGPDVFVHYSAIQSSGYRELNEGQKVEFEVTQGQKGPQADNVRPM; encoded by the coding sequence ATGGCAACCGGCACGGTTAAGTGGTTCAACTCGGAAAAGGGCTTCGGCTTCATCGAGCAGGACGGCGGCGGCCCGGACGTGTTCGTCCACTACTCGGCCATCCAGAGCAGTGGCTACCGGGAGCTCAACGAGGGTCAGAAGGTCGAGTTCGAGGTGACCCAGGGTCAGAAGGGCCCGCAGGCGGACAACGTCCGTCCGATGTGA
- a CDS encoding class I SAM-dependent methyltransferase translates to MLATVDDAAAAALTELEREIDAPGGGLDRLRLVPIPFVPEVRLHLAEDAIVWWARMEASAGHALPPPYWASVWAGGQALARHLLDHPELAAGRRVLDLAAGSGLVAIAAALAGAAHVTANDIDPYAVAAVTVNARANQVTVAATGGDLLDSTDLGTDLLVAGDVLYDRELAGRVLPFLARAAEAGAEVLVGDPDRGHLPRGRLDSVATYPVPTTEPSVDSPVRRVQVLRPA, encoded by the coding sequence ATGCTTGCGACGGTGGACGATGCCGCAGCCGCCGCGCTGACCGAGCTGGAGCGGGAGATCGACGCTCCGGGCGGCGGGCTCGACCGGCTGCGGCTGGTGCCCATTCCCTTCGTTCCCGAGGTGCGCCTGCACCTGGCCGAGGACGCGATCGTGTGGTGGGCCCGGATGGAGGCGTCCGCCGGGCACGCCCTGCCGCCGCCCTACTGGGCGTCCGTCTGGGCCGGCGGGCAGGCCCTGGCCCGACACCTGCTCGACCACCCCGAACTCGCCGCCGGACGCCGTGTGCTGGACCTGGCGGCCGGCTCGGGCCTGGTCGCCATCGCCGCCGCGCTCGCCGGCGCCGCGCACGTCACCGCCAACGACATCGACCCGTACGCGGTCGCCGCGGTGACGGTCAACGCCCGCGCCAACCAGGTCACGGTGGCGGCGACCGGCGGAGACCTGCTCGACTCGACCGATCTGGGCACCGACCTGCTGGTCGCCGGCGACGTCCTGTACGACCGGGAACTCGCCGGTCGGGTGCTGCCCTTCCTGGCCCGGGCCGCCGAGGCCGGTGCCGAGGTGCTGGTCGGCGACCCCGACCGGGGTCACCTGCCACGCGGACGGCTCGACTCGGTCGCGACCTACCCCGTACCCACCACCGAACCGTCGGTCGACTCGCCGGTCCGCCGGGTGCAGGTGCTGCGCCCCGCCTGA
- a CDS encoding DedA family protein, producing the protein MADWLAQVGELPITLLVGALGVVMLFDAVPLLGVLVPGDVAILAAVGVGRPATGLATFVAVVTGCLAGWSLSFAAGRRYGDRLRHSRVGGWIGESRWAAAEGILRRGGGRMVLVAPFLPVFNALLPLAAGGLRMSYRRFLGCAALGAAAWAGLYLVLGTASRSLAGLLPGGSGSPMLVTMAVGLLLAGVVLLGTRRRLSALAGLSDTDA; encoded by the coding sequence ATGGCGGATTGGCTGGCACAGGTCGGAGAGCTGCCCATCACCCTGCTGGTGGGGGCGCTCGGGGTGGTCATGCTCTTCGACGCCGTGCCGCTGCTGGGGGTGCTGGTCCCCGGCGACGTGGCCATCCTCGCCGCGGTGGGGGTGGGCCGGCCCGCGACCGGGCTGGCCACCTTCGTCGCCGTCGTCACCGGCTGCCTGGCCGGCTGGTCCCTGAGCTTCGCGGCCGGCCGCCGCTACGGCGACCGCCTGCGGCACAGCCGGGTCGGCGGCTGGATCGGCGAGTCCCGGTGGGCCGCCGCCGAGGGCATCCTGCGCCGGGGCGGCGGGCGGATGGTGCTGGTCGCGCCGTTCCTGCCGGTGTTCAACGCGCTGCTGCCGCTGGCCGCGGGCGGGCTGCGCATGTCGTACCGGCGCTTCCTCGGCTGCGCGGCGCTCGGCGCCGCCGCCTGGGCCGGGCTCTACCTGGTCCTCGGCACCGCGTCCCGGTCGCTGGCCGGGTTGCTGCCCGGCGGCTCCGGCAGCCCGATGCTGGTCACCATGGCGGTCGGGCTGCTGTTGGCGGGCGTGGTGCTGCTCGGCACCCGGCGCCGGCTGAGCGCCCTCGCCGGCCTCTCCGACACCGACGCCTGA
- a CDS encoding RNA polymerase sigma factor, with translation MNSGDIDRIFRAEYGRAVAVLVRFLGDIDAAEDAVQDAFTAAVRRWPVDGVPPSAAGWIITTARNRAIDRLRRESTRADRHSEALRLHAPDAAPGSEGPVRDDRLRLIFTCCHPALAPAARVALTLRLLGGLTTAEIARAFLVPESTMAQRLVRAKSKIRHAGIPYRVPGDADLPDRLPTVLAVVYLIFTEGHTASSGDTLARDDLRAEAVRLGRLLAELMPDEPEVRGLLALMLLVESRRPARTGSDGTPVRLAEQDRTLWDRALVAEGQDLVRWCLRRNRPGPYQLQAAVNAVHSDAATAVDTDWSQILALYDHLTALTPTPVVALHRAVAVAEVHGPATALSLVDDLPGLDRHHVLHAVRADLLRRLGRADEAAAAYRRAAALTDNAAERHFLHSRAAVVT, from the coding sequence ATGAACAGCGGCGACATCGACCGGATCTTCCGCGCCGAGTACGGCCGCGCGGTCGCCGTCCTGGTCCGTTTCCTCGGCGACATCGACGCCGCCGAGGACGCGGTCCAGGACGCGTTCACCGCGGCGGTACGGCGCTGGCCGGTCGACGGTGTGCCGCCCAGCGCGGCCGGTTGGATCATCACGACCGCCCGGAACCGGGCGATCGACCGACTGCGCCGCGAGTCCACGCGAGCCGACCGGCACAGCGAGGCGCTTCGGCTGCACGCTCCCGACGCGGCACCGGGATCGGAGGGACCCGTGCGCGACGACCGGCTCCGCCTGATCTTCACCTGCTGCCACCCGGCGCTCGCGCCGGCCGCCCGCGTCGCGCTCACGCTCCGGCTGCTCGGCGGCCTCACCACCGCCGAGATCGCGCGTGCGTTCCTGGTGCCCGAGTCGACCATGGCCCAGCGGCTCGTCCGCGCCAAGAGCAAGATCCGCCACGCCGGGATCCCCTACCGCGTGCCCGGCGACGCCGACCTCCCCGACCGCCTGCCGACGGTCCTCGCCGTCGTCTACTTGATCTTCACCGAGGGGCACACCGCGAGTTCGGGCGACACCCTCGCCCGTGACGACCTGAGAGCCGAGGCGGTCCGGCTCGGGCGGCTGCTTGCGGAGCTGATGCCGGACGAGCCGGAGGTACGCGGGCTGCTCGCGCTGATGCTGCTGGTCGAGTCGCGGAGGCCGGCGCGCACCGGTTCGGACGGTACGCCGGTGCGACTCGCCGAGCAGGACCGCACGCTCTGGGACCGCGCGTTGGTCGCGGAGGGCCAGGACCTGGTCCGGTGGTGCCTCCGCCGCAACCGGCCCGGCCCCTACCAGCTCCAGGCCGCCGTCAACGCGGTGCACAGCGACGCCGCCACGGCCGTCGACACCGACTGGTCGCAGATCCTCGCGTTGTACGACCACCTGACCGCCCTCACGCCCACCCCGGTCGTGGCCCTGCACCGCGCGGTCGCGGTGGCCGAGGTGCACGGCCCGGCCACCGCGCTGTCCCTCGTGGACGACCTGCCGGGTCTGGACCGCCATCACGTGCTCCACGCGGTCCGCGCCGACCTGCTGCGCCGCCTCGGCCGCGCCGACGAGGCCGCGGCGGCGTACCGCCGGGCCGCCGCGCTCACCGACAACGCGGCGGAACGCCACTTCCTCCACTCCCGGGCCGCCGTCGTGACCTGA
- a CDS encoding YciI family protein: protein MRRYLLSIYQPDGDPPPPEVLDPIMADLGALTEEMRAAGVWVFSVGLHPAATATVVRDRDGQALLTDGPFTEGKEHLGGFTVIDAPDLDVALMWGARLARASTLPVEVRPVA from the coding sequence GTGAGGCGCTACCTGCTCAGCATCTATCAGCCCGACGGCGACCCGCCGCCGCCGGAGGTGCTCGACCCGATCATGGCGGATCTCGGCGCCCTCACCGAGGAGATGCGGGCCGCCGGCGTCTGGGTCTTCTCCGTCGGGCTGCATCCGGCCGCCACCGCGACGGTCGTGCGCGACCGCGACGGCCAGGCGCTGCTCACCGACGGCCCGTTCACCGAGGGCAAGGAGCACCTCGGCGGCTTCACCGTCATCGACGCGCCCGACCTCGACGTGGCCCTGATGTGGGGTGCCCGGTTGGCCCGCGCCTCGACGCTGCCGGTGGAGGTGCGGCCCGTCGCATGA
- a CDS encoding dihydrofolate reductase family protein: MGKLVVVENVTLDGVMQAPGGADEDTRGGFRHGGWARPYADHVMAETMGKGMGEDGVLLFGRRTYEQFHGFWSTRTDGNPYTEVLNRKRKYVASRTRTEPLPWANSRLLGNDVPRAVAALKNEVEGDLVVLGSGELVRSLARAGLVDVYTLSIHPLTLGTGTRLFTEGADAYATLELAEAVPTTTGVIIASYRSTVGEARVS; this comes from the coding sequence ATGGGCAAGCTCGTTGTCGTGGAGAACGTGACGCTCGACGGGGTCATGCAGGCACCCGGCGGGGCGGACGAGGACACGCGCGGCGGCTTCCGGCACGGCGGTTGGGCGCGCCCGTACGCCGACCACGTCATGGCCGAGACGATGGGCAAGGGCATGGGCGAGGACGGCGTGCTGCTGTTCGGCCGCCGCACCTACGAGCAATTCCACGGCTTCTGGTCGACGCGGACGGACGGCAACCCGTACACCGAGGTCCTCAACCGCAAGCGGAAGTACGTGGCCTCGCGCACCCGGACCGAGCCGCTGCCGTGGGCCAACTCGCGACTGCTGGGCAACGACGTGCCGCGGGCCGTGGCCGCGCTCAAGAACGAGGTCGAGGGCGACCTCGTCGTGCTCGGCAGCGGCGAGTTGGTGCGGTCGCTGGCGCGGGCGGGTCTGGTGGACGTCTACACCCTGTCCATCCACCCGCTCACGCTGGGCACCGGCACCCGGCTGTTCACCGAGGGCGCGGACGCGTACGCCACCCTGGAACTCGCCGAGGCGGTGCCGACGACGACCGGCGTGATCATCGCCAGCTACCGTTCGACGGTCGGAGAGGCTCGCGTGTCGTGA
- a CDS encoding MBL fold metallo-hydrolase produces MTYSGDVTPGGAPAVRELSGLTVSKLSVGPMDNNAYLLTCRSTGDQVLIDAANEAPRLLELIGGDGLDAVITTHRHMDHWVALEEVVAKTGARALVHADDAEGLPIPAETLTEGDTVPVGDCALEVIHLRGHTPGSIALLYRDPAGTPHLFTGDSLFPGGVGNTDKDPERFAALIDDVERKLFGRLPDDTWFYPGHGKDSTLGAERPALPQWRARGW; encoded by the coding sequence ATGACCTACAGCGGAGACGTGACCCCCGGCGGCGCGCCGGCGGTACGCGAGCTTTCCGGGCTCACCGTCAGCAAGCTGTCGGTGGGCCCGATGGACAACAACGCCTACCTGCTGACCTGCCGCTCGACCGGCGACCAGGTGCTCATCGACGCGGCGAACGAGGCGCCCCGGCTGCTGGAACTGATCGGCGGCGACGGCCTGGACGCGGTGATCACCACGCACCGGCACATGGACCACTGGGTGGCGCTGGAGGAGGTGGTCGCCAAGACCGGGGCCCGGGCGCTGGTTCACGCCGACGACGCGGAGGGGCTGCCCATCCCGGCGGAGACCCTCACCGAGGGCGACACCGTGCCGGTCGGCGACTGCGCGCTGGAGGTCATCCACCTGCGTGGGCACACGCCCGGCTCGATCGCGCTGCTCTACCGCGACCCGGCCGGGACGCCGCACCTGTTCACCGGCGACAGCCTCTTTCCCGGTGGGGTCGGGAACACCGACAAGGATCCGGAGCGGTTCGCCGCGCTGATCGACGACGTCGAGCGGAAGCTGTTCGGCCGGCTGCCGGACGACACCTGGTTCTACCCGGGCCACGGCAAGGACAGCACCCTCGGCGCGGAGCGGCCGGCGCTGCCGCAGTGGCGGGCGCGCGGCTGGTAG
- a CDS encoding maleylpyruvate isomerase family mycothiol-dependent enzyme, whose product MTTDPLLLIGEVDDATSRLLRTAATFDEADLAAASLLPGWSRGHVLAHLARNADGFVNLLNAARTGEARPMYASPAARSADIESGAARAAEAHLDDLRRSADRFAEAVGAMPADAWSATVETPRGPKVAALLVWGRLREVEVHHLDLAAGHGPADWPEAFAHRLLHEVATDLADRPGVPPMVLRFDGSRHELVLGGREGAPVVAGTAPDLAAWLIGRDGGDRLTVTPTGPLPNPPEWM is encoded by the coding sequence GTGACAACCGATCCCCTGCTGCTGATCGGCGAGGTGGACGACGCGACGTCGCGGCTGCTGCGCACCGCGGCGACCTTCGACGAGGCGGACCTGGCCGCCGCGTCGCTGCTGCCGGGCTGGTCCCGCGGCCACGTCCTGGCGCACCTGGCCCGCAACGCGGACGGCTTCGTGAACCTGCTCAACGCCGCCCGCACCGGCGAGGCCCGCCCGATGTACGCCTCACCGGCCGCCCGGTCCGCCGACATCGAGTCCGGCGCCGCGCGGGCGGCGGAGGCGCACCTTGACGACCTGCGACGCTCGGCCGACCGGTTCGCCGAGGCGGTCGGCGCGATGCCGGCCGACGCGTGGAGCGCGACCGTCGAGACGCCGCGCGGCCCGAAGGTCGCGGCGCTGCTCGTCTGGGGGCGGCTGCGCGAGGTGGAGGTGCACCACCTCGACCTGGCCGCCGGGCACGGGCCGGCGGACTGGCCGGAGGCGTTCGCCCACCGGCTGCTGCACGAGGTGGCGACCGACCTGGCCGACCGCCCCGGCGTACCACCGATGGTGCTGCGCTTCGACGGCAGCCGCCACGAGCTGGTCCTCGGTGGGCGCGAGGGCGCCCCGGTCGTGGCCGGCACCGCCCCCGACCTCGCCGCCTGGCTGATCGGCCGCGACGGCGGCGACCGACTCACCGTCACCCCCACCGGCCCCCTGCCGAACCCACCCGAATGGATGTAG
- the rsgA gene encoding ribosome small subunit-dependent GTPase A: MTIDLTALGWDAEWAAHVRRRTDHRPGRVARVDRGVCTVLCADGPVRASLGGGLLADAATDLTRLPCAGDWVLVGTWPDGRTTVETVLPRRTALVRRTAGKDASGQVLAANLDAAAVIEPVHPEPDVARIERLLSLVHESGARPLVVLTKADLTDHPEPLARQLAAVAPGVPVLPVSAEHGTGLDPLRAEVAPGRTLGLLGPSGAGKSSLVNALAGALVMPTQAIRRVDGKGRHTTTWRALVPVPGGGAVVDTPGVRAVGLLDGSTGLDQAFADIAELAVDCRYADCAHDGEPGCAVREALETGELTTRRWESWRRLQREVAYESRRREARVAAERRGGWRGARRRSTRPARPPSAGGF, encoded by the coding sequence ATGACCATCGATCTGACCGCCCTCGGCTGGGACGCCGAGTGGGCGGCCCACGTACGCCGTCGCACCGATCACCGGCCGGGCCGGGTGGCCCGGGTAGACCGCGGCGTCTGCACCGTTCTCTGCGCGGACGGTCCGGTCCGCGCCAGCCTCGGCGGCGGGCTGCTGGCCGACGCCGCCACCGACCTGACCCGGCTGCCCTGCGCGGGCGACTGGGTGCTCGTCGGCACCTGGCCCGACGGGCGGACCACCGTCGAGACCGTGCTGCCCCGGCGGACCGCGTTGGTGCGCCGTACCGCCGGCAAGGACGCCAGCGGACAGGTGCTCGCCGCCAACCTCGACGCCGCCGCGGTGATCGAGCCGGTGCACCCCGAGCCGGACGTCGCCCGCATCGAGCGGCTGCTCTCCCTGGTCCACGAGTCCGGCGCCCGCCCGCTGGTGGTGCTCACCAAGGCCGACCTGACCGACCACCCGGAGCCGCTCGCCCGCCAACTCGCCGCGGTCGCGCCCGGCGTGCCGGTGCTGCCGGTCAGCGCCGAGCACGGCACCGGCCTGGACCCACTGCGGGCCGAGGTGGCGCCGGGCCGCACCCTCGGCCTGCTCGGACCGTCCGGCGCGGGCAAGTCGAGCCTGGTCAACGCCCTCGCCGGGGCGTTGGTCATGCCGACGCAGGCGATCCGGCGGGTGGACGGCAAGGGCCGGCACACCACCACCTGGCGGGCCCTGGTGCCGGTGCCCGGCGGTGGCGCGGTCGTGGACACCCCCGGCGTACGGGCGGTGGGCCTGCTCGACGGCTCCACCGGCCTGGACCAGGCCTTCGCCGACATCGCCGAGCTGGCCGTCGACTGCCGGTACGCCGACTGCGCCCACGACGGGGAACCGGGCTGCGCGGTGCGGGAGGCGCTGGAGACGGGTGAGCTGACCACGCGGCGCTGGGAGAGCTGGCGACGGTTGCAGCGGGAGGTGGCGTACGAGAGCCGGCGCCGGGAGGCCCGGGTGGCGGCGGAGCGGCGCGGCGGCTGGCGGGGTGCCCGGCGGCGGTCGACCCGCCCGGCCCGGCCGCCGTCGGCGGGCGGGTTCTGA